CTGGATCGATATAAAGCGGTGCTAGTCCATCTTGATGGAAGAATTCGATTGCGTGCTTTTGTAAATTCGCATTTACTAAAGCAAGTTTAATTAGCACTTCATCCACTTCTACACCAAATCCACTCATTGTTAGTCCTTCTTTAGCGCTGTTAAACACTGTAGTCATTAAGTTTCCTGTTCCAATAGCAGGGTCTAACACAGTAATTTCATTTTGACCTTGCATAAATTTATGGAATAAGTAGCTCATGAACATACCAACTGCATCAGGCGTCATTTCGTGATTCGCTTGTACGCCTTCTTTCATTCCTTTTAAGATGGCTAACTGAAATGCTTTACGAATTTCTTCACCTTTATATGTTTCTTCATTAAACGTACTATATTCACGATTCAGCCTTTCAATTGCTGCTTCGGATAATTCCTCTTGTAAAATCGCTCCTTCAAACAAGTTATCACCTGTTTCTACAAGCGCCTCTAAATATGTTACATCTAATTCTTTACGTAAAACTACCGCAGAAGAATCAAAAATAGAAAATAATGTTTCTACTGTCTGACTCACGTACATTCCTCCTTCTCTCTTTTACACATAACTTATATCATACCATAATCTAATTTTTTCCCAAAAGAAAAAGCGACCTCTTTTTAAGAGCTCCCTTTTAAGTGATATATGATGTAGCATCTTCTCTCATATATCGGTTCCATAGCAATACATGAGAGAAGATGACCTCTTTCTTACAAAGAGGTCATCTTCCTTCACATTACTTTGCAGCTTTAGCTGCTTCTAATGCTGCTTCATAGTTTGGATGGCTTGTACCTTCGCTTACGTATTCTACGTAAACTACTTTGTCATTGCTATCTACTACGAATACTGCACGAGCAAGTAAACGAAGCTCTTTCATTACTAAGCCGTAAGCTTCACCGAATGAAAGGTCACGGTGGTCAGAAAGTGTAACAACATTTTCTAAACCGTTTGCTGCACACCAGCGTTTTTGAGCGAATGGTAAGTCAGCGCTAATTGTTAATACTTTCGCGTTTTCAATACCTGCTGCATCTTGGTTAAAACGACGTGTTTGTGCATCACATACACCTGTGTCGATTGAAGGTACAACACTAATTAATTTTACTTCGCCTTTGTATGTTTCTAAACTTACTGGAGATAAGTCATTTGCTAACACTTGGAAGTTTGGCGCTTGATCGCCAACTTTAACTTCTGTTCCAACTAAAGTCATTGGGTTACCTTTAAAAGTTACGTTTGCCACTTGAAAATCCTCCCTTATTTAAACAAAATATGTACAATGTAAATGATAGTTTGTCCCTATCGATAATGCAAATAAAATCGCTTTATTTACAAAAAAATTAAAGAAGCTAATCCATTGATCAGCTTCTTTATTCGTTAAATTTGAAATTCAGGATCATCTTCTTTTCGTTTATCCATCATTTCTTTCACTTTATCAACAGCTTGTGGCGCTAATTCAATTATTTTATCGATGACGTGTGTTTGCTTATCTAAGTGCAACACTTTTACGCCTTCTCCATTTATAACAAGAAAAGCAACAGGATTAATAGAAACTCCTCCACCGCTTCCCCCGCCAAATGGATGGCGGCCTGAATGTTCTACTTTACCAAATTCACTTCCACCAGCAGCAAATCCGAAGCTAACTTTCGATACGGTAAGAATTACACTTCCATCTGCCGCTTTAATTGGATCGCCCACAATTGTATTTACATCAGTCATTTGTTTTAAATGCTGCATTGCAGTTGTCATTAAACCTTGAATTGGATGGTCCATTCTATATCCCCCCTATGCTTGAACAGATTTTTCTGTCGTACCAGATCTTTGTCTTCTCATAAACACGAGTAATTTCACTGCTGTTTTTATAGTACGGAATATACGAAAAGATGCTGTTAACTCACATCTTGATGCAAATCCTTTCCCTTGAAAAACAGGAGTAATTTCAAATTCTGGTACGTCAACAATATGCATATATTGTCCTACAACTCCAGCAGCCATTCCTTTTGTCCCCCATGCATATCCGGTGACAATTCCAGTACTAGCTGCATCTCCTGCACCAATTTGCGTGTGCCATTTCCAACCATTGATTTTCACTCTTTTGAGAAAATCTTTAACAATAGTATGAACCTCTTGAAGCCTTTTTATCAGTTCCCCTATACTATCAAGTTGTGCCATAATTTTATTATCAAGTCCGCCGTCCTCTTCAGCTTTTTCGATTTTTTGCCCTGTTTTCTTTTGCTGTTTCTCAATTCTTTCCAACACATCAAATGTATATCGAATCATCCATATTTTCACTTGAAGCAAACATTGCTTTTCCATTTCTGAATATAAAAATGTCACTTTAAGCTTTATTTTCGACAATAGTATAAACAAAATAAAAAGGAGAAGAATTATTATTCCAATTACGAGCCACTTCATACGTATCATCCTTTCACTCCGTACCCATTATCGACAACTTTATTCATCATTAAACAGCGTTCCATAAGATTGAATATAAAAATTTTTCTAAAAATAAAAAGGTATTTTGACAATTTATATCGAAATATATTATTTGAACATATCGTCAGAGAACGGACTCTAATGATATGTAGCACGAAGCATAGAAAATTTAACTGCAGTGGAGGGATACATAATGGCAGATCGTCGCAATTTATTTTTCTTTTATGGTGATGACAAAGCAAAGCTTGTTGAAAAAATGAAACCAATCTATCGTATTTTAGAAGAGAATGGATTCACCATATTAGATCATCCAAAAAATGCAAACGCTATCGTCAGTGTTGGAGATGATGCAACTTTCTTACAAGCCGTTCGTAAAACTGGTTTTAGGGAAGATTGCTTATACGCAGGGATTTCTACGAAAGATGAAATTTCATTCTACTGCGATTTCCATATTGATCACGTTGATACAGCCCTTCAAGAAATTACAAAAAATGAAATTGAAGTGCGAAAATATCCAACAATTGAGGTAGATGTAGATGGTAGCACATCTTTCCATTGTTTAAATGAGTTCTCGTTACGTTCTAGCATTATTAAAACGTTCGTTGTAGATGTTCACGTTGATGATTTATATTTCGAAACTTTTAGAGGTGACGGTTTAGTTGTTTCTACCCCAACAGGAAGTACAGCTTACAATAAATCGTTACGTGGTGCAGTTGTTGACCCGCTTATCCCTTGCTTCCAAGTAAGTGAATTGGCATCTTTAAATAACAACACATATCGTACACTTGGTTCACCGTTCATTTTAAATCACGAACGTACATTAACTTTAAAACTAAGACCAGACGGTAACGATTATCCTGTTATCGGTATGGATAACGAAGCGCTTAGCATTAAACAAGTGGAAAAAGCTGTTGTACGCTTAAGCGATAAACAAATTAAAACAGTTAAATTAAAAAACAACTCTTTCTGGGAAAAAGTACAGAGAACGTTTTTATAGTATTAAAATAACCGTAGAATTATGGTGGCCCATAATTCTACGGTTATTTATTTACCCCGATTGGCGCGAACAACAACCTCTCGCTATCCGGCCAATATTCTTGTCAATTTTTATCGGTAAGTCGATATATTCCGATAATCGCTCATATATTTTTATGAATCTTTTCTATAGACGACTTGGCCATCTATTACGGTCATTTCTGCCTGTACTTCTTTTATTTCTTCTGCCTCTATTTCAAAAATATCGCGGTCTAATATTGTAAAGTCTGCCTCATATCCTTTTGTAATTTGCCCTCGCTTCGCTTCTTTTCCAATTGCATAGGCACTTCCTGTTGTAAATAAAGAAACAGCCTCATATACCGTTAATCTTTCTTCTGGCATATAACATAAACCGTCAATAAAACTTCTACGTGTAACAGCGCTATATATGCCTAGAAACGGATTCACTTGCTCAATCGGAGCATCTGATCCCCCGTTACAGTGTAATCCTGCCTCCAGTAACGTCTTCCAAGCGTAGGCATAACGAAGACGTTGCTCGCCCAGTTTTTCAATGACTGATGGAAAATCCGATGAAACAAAGACTGGTTGTATATCAATAATGGCTTGTAAGTTTTTCATTCTTTCAATCAACTCTTCACGAGCTAGCTGACAATGAATAATGCGGTCACGTAATCCTTCTGCTGGCGGATACAATTCAAGTACATCAATGACATATTCAAGCGATAAGTCACCGATAGTATGAATCGCAACTGGCATATGTAAGTCTCGTGCTTTTTTCACTAACTCCGCAAGTTCTTCACGTGAGAAAATCGCAACCCCATTCGTTTCCTTCGCATCTTCATACGGTTCACTTAATAAAGCTGTTCTTCCGCCAAAAGAACCGTCAGAAAAAATTTTCATTGCCCCAAACTCAATATAATGCTCATTTTCATATTCTTTTCGTTCATGTGCTACTTCATGGTGAACGAGTAAATGTGCTTTAAATGGCATTTCTTTTATAACATGAGAAAACGCATTATGCGTTTTTCTAAATCCACCGTAATAATTTAAATCTTCCGTATGCCCGCCAACGAGTCCATATTGCCAGCAGTCTTTAATTGCTGTTTGCAAAGCTCTTTGTAAGTAGGATTCATCAATTTCAGGCTGGACATGTTTGATTAACTCTTGGCCTTGTTCATATAAAAGTCCTGTTAATTTATTGAATGAGTCCCGTCCAACTTTCCCGCCTTTTGGATCTTTTGCCTTTTCTGTTATGTTCGCTTCTTGCAGTATGTATGAGTTCACCCATGTAACATGGCGACAAACGCGCTTTAATAAAATGGGATGTTCTCTTGAAATTGCATCTAAATCTTTTGCGTGAACATCTTTCGTATCCTTAAAGTTATTTTCATTCCAGCCCTCTCCGATAATCCAAGAACCTTTCGGCGCTTCTTCTACTCGCCTCCGAACGAGAGTCAGCACTTCGCTATAAGATGTGCAATTTGATAAATCTAAACGAAGTAATCTCTCCCCGTGACCAATAAGATGCATATGGCTATCAACGAGGCCTGGAATCATCGTTTTGCCTTTTAAATCGTGCAATTTAGCCACAGCATATCGGTTTTCTAACTCTTCTTTCCTTCCATTATCAACGATCCTGCCATTTTCAACATAAATAGCTTCTACTTTTTCATTTTCTTCCCTCATCGTGTAAATGTTGCCGCCATACCAAATTTCCCCCATATATTTCATCTCCTTTGTTTTATTGTATAAAAAAAAGCACCATTTCAAAACATGGTGCTTTTCTAAACATTACTTTTGTTCAGTAGTAGACGTTGTAACTTGCCATTCAATATTAAATTTATCTTTTACTTGTCCGTATGCTGGGCTCCAGAACGTTTCTTGAAGGGGCATAATAACTTCGCCACCTTCTTGTAACTTATCGAATACTTCTTTCGCTTTTTCCGCGTTACTAATTTGAATTGCGATTGTTACTTGAGAACCAATTGCATGCCCTTGACCTGGGAATGTATCAGAAATCATAAGATCCGTATTACCAACTTTTAAAGTAGCGTGTAAAACGCGCTCTTTCGCTTCAGCTGGAACCGGGTATTCTGGATTTTCAGGCATATCACCAAAAGTTTGCATGACTTCTACTTTTGCATCTAACGCCTCTTTATAAAACTGTACAGCTTCTTGCCCACTACCATCTAAAACTAAGTACGGATTAATACCTAAAATCATACGGACACCTCTTTTTTCAATTTATAAAATCGAACTTGTGTTCGTTTTTATATTATCATTGTTTGCCATTTCATTCAACTATTTCCTTCACTGTTTTCAAATTTATTTTGACGGAATCTCCATCTCTTGTTTTCTAAGTTCAATACGGCGGATTTTTCCAGAAATCGTTTTTGGTAGTTCATCTACAAATTCAATTTTGCGAGGGTATTTATATGGTGCAGTAAGTTCCTTGACGTGTTGTTGGAGTATTGGAATTAATGTTTCTTCGTTCTTTTCTATATTCTCTCTTAATACGATAAATGCCTTCACGACACTTCCGCGAATTTCATCAGGACTTGCGACAACCGCACATTCTCTTACATAAGGGTGCTTTACGAGCGCATCTTCTACTTCAAACGGCCCGATTGTATAACCAGAGCTAATAATAATATCATCACCGCGCCCTTCAAACCAGAAATAGCCGTCTTCATCTTTCTTTGCTTTATCACCGGTAATATAATAATCACCGCGGAATTGCATCGCTGTGCGCTCATCGTCTTTATAGTATTGTTTAAAGAGGGCTGGTGTTTCAATATGAACCGCAATATCACCAACTTCGCCTACCCTTACTGGCATCCCTTCCTCATCTACAATATCAACGTGGTTGCCTGGCGTCGGTTTCCCCATTGATCCTGGTCTAATATCCATCCCTTTCATTACACCAACAAGCAATGTATTTTCCGTTTGCCCATAGCCGTCTCTCACTGTAATATGAAAGTGCTTTTGGAACGTTTCAATGACTTCTCTATTTAACGGCTCACCTGCGGATACAGCGCTATGTAACGCTTCTAAATTGTACTCGCTTAAATTTTCTACTTTTGCCATTAATCTATACTCAGTTGGCGTACAACAAAGTACATTCACCTTATTATCGTCTAATAAATTTAAATACGTTTTTGGTTCAAACTTACCGTGGTATACAAATCCTGTTGCCCCCGAGCCTAGAGTTGCTAAAAACGGGCTCCAAATCCACTTCTGCCAGCCTGGACTAGCTGTTGCCCATACAACATCATTCTCTTCAATTCCGAGCCAATTCGGAGCGCTTGTACGTAAATGAGCGTATGCCCACGCATGCGTATGAACAACACCTTTTGGATTTCCTGTCGTTCCTGACGTGTAAGATAAAAAGACCATATCTTCTTTATCTGTCTTCGCCATTTCTAACATGTCACTTTCTGTTTCTAACGCTGTTTTTAAATTGATCCATCCATCTACTGACCGCTCGCTCAGAACGAACTTTTGAAGGGATTCCATCGCTTCTATATCATCAAACTGTCCAATGTAAGGCTCATAACTTACGATTGCTTTTACTTCCCCGTGTCCAATGCGATATTCGATATCCTTTTTGCGTAACATTTCCGAACTCGGAATTACGACAAATCCTGCTTTAATCGCTGCGATATACGTCATGTACGCTTCAATTAAACGCGGCATCATAATGAGGAGCTTGTCCCCTTTTTGCAGACCACTCTTTATAAAAGCGTTTCCAATTTTATTTGCACCTTTCATTAGCTCAGCGTATGTAACTTCTCGTCGATTCCCTTTATCATCTTGCCAAATTAAAGCAAGCTTCTCTTTATCACCTGTATATTTCTCTATTTCAGAAACTAAATTATAAGACGGTGGTGCCAACAATTCCTCTCTCTTCATAAACATCCTCCTTTTTCTTTATGCCTCCCTTATATAATAAAGAATTTTCTGTCAATTTTGAACCCTCATCTTTTGACAAATTTTTCAGTTCTGTCGAATTGGTAAATGAAATTATATGAACGATTTTTCAAATATATCGAACACAACTTAGAATATATCAACGAAAAATTAACTATATCGACGTTTCGACAAAGGATATCGTCTTGCCGACAAATAGTGACACAACACAAAAAAGAAAGAGCGGGAGAACCCGCTCTTTCTAAGCCATCATATGGGATTATTTTTGGAAACCGCCTAATTGTTGCTCAGCTAGTGAAACTAGACGTTTAGTGATTTCGCCACCAACAGAACCGTTAGCGCGAGCTGTTGCATCAGCTCCAAGTTGAACACCAAACTCTTGAGCGATTTCGTATTTCATTTGGTCTAATGCTGATTCAGCACCAGGAACCGCTAATTTATTTGTGCTACGTGCCATGTTATATCACCTCCTTGTGAGTATAGAGTGTGATAAATAACATGACTTCATACACGCTTTATATATGGTAATTTATGGTTTTAGAAAAGTTCTTCGAATTTTTCTTCTTCCGCTACTACTTCTACCGTTTGTAATACCATTGTTTCTTTGTTCGCTACAGCTTCATCGATTAATGGTGTGAAATCATATTTCGCTTCAAAACGATTCGCTTTTTCACGCTTCGGCTTCGTCGCTGGGCTTGCTGGTGTGAATACTGTACAGCAATCTTCGTACGGACGAATTGAAATATCATATGTGCCGATCTCTTCAGCGATTTTAATAATCTCTAATTTATCCATCGTAATAAGCGGACGAATAACTGGGTAGTTTGTTACTTCGTTAATTGTATGCATACTATCTAACGTTTGACTTGCTACTTGTCCAAGACTTTCACCAGTCGTGATTGCTAGTGCGTTACGCTCCTCTGCGATACGCTCTGTAATACGCATCATCATACGGCGCATAACTGTCATTGAATAGCTAGATGGGATTTCTTTATTAATCGTTTTTTGCACTTCTGTAAATGGAACAAGGTGAAGTGTTACACGTTTACAGTATTTCGTTAATTCTTGTGCTAAATCGATTACTTTTTGTTTCGCGCGCTCACTTGTGAAAGGCGGGCTATGGAAGTGAACTGCTTCCACAGATACGCCCCGTTTCATCGTTAAGTACGCTGCTACTGGGCTATCAATACCGCCAGAAAGAAGTACCATTACTTTTCCGCCAACGCCAACTGGTAAACCGCCAGCTCCCATACGCTCATCACACATAATGTAGCTATAACCGCTACGGATTTCTACGCGTACATTTACATCTGGATTATGAACATCCACAGTAATATCTTCTGTATTTTCTAGAATATGTCCACCAATCTCAGGTAATAATTCCATCGTTCTCATTGGGAAATGCTTATAAGAACGGTGTACAGTAATTTTAAATGTTTTCACATCACCTTTTACTTGTAAGAAAGCTGCTAATGCACCTTTTTTAATGTCTTCTAATTCTGATGGTACTTTCATCGCTAAGTTAAACTTATGAATACCAAATACATCTTTCAATCTTTCAGATACCGCTTCATGATCTTCGCCATTTAATTGGATGTACATACGATCATGTGTTGCATCGATTTTAATATTTGGGAATTTTTTCAGTTTGAACTTTACGTTATCTTTTAATGTGCTTACAAATTTAGAACGGTTCTTACCTTTAGTCGTCATCTCTCCATAACGAACTAAAATATATTCATATGTCATCATATTCCTTTACCTCATCACTTCATATAATTTTGGCATCGTCTCTTTCACAATACCTTCAAATTGCTTTACTTCTTCCATCGTGTTTTCTGGCGCCAAACTAATGCGAATAGCACTTGCAGCAGCGGCATGCGGTACTCCCATTGACACTAACACTCTGCTCACTTCATTTGCTTTTGAAGAACAAGCAGATTTCGTTGATACATATACACCGTGCTCTTCTAAAGCATGAACGACCACTTCTGGTTTTAAACCAACAAATGATACATTTAAAATGTGCGGTGCTGCATATGCAAGCGACGTATTGATTGTTACATCCTCCATTTCTTTAAAGAAACGGACAAGCTCTGCTTGTAAACTTTGCAAATGAGCTACCTTTTCTTTCACTTGTTCCATTGTCATGCGAAGTGCTTTCACCATCGCTACAATGCCAGGTAAGTTCTCTGTACCAGAGCGATACTTCAGTTCTTGTTGGCCACCTGATAAAATTGGATCTAACCTTACGCCATCACGTACGTAAAGAAGACCTGTTCCTTTTACACTGTGGAATTTATGTCCAGATATTGAGCAAAGATCAATATGAGAAGCGTATAAATTAAGCGGTACTTTTCCTATCCCTTGTACATGGTCCACATGGAATCTTATTTTCGGATAATTCGATAATAACGTTCCAATTTCAGCAACGGGCTGAATTGCTCCAGTCTCGTTGTTCACGTGAATAATTGACACAAGAATCGTATCTTCACGAAGCGCTCGCTTTACATCCTCTACCGATACAACACCATGCTCATTAACCGGTAAATATGTTACATCAAAACCGAGATCTTCTAATTGTTTATATGCTTCAAACACAGACGCGTGTTCAATATTCGTTGTAATGATATGTTTACCGCGCGAACGATTCCTCATCGCTATTCCTTTAATCGCAAGGTTATTCCCTTCCGTTCCACCTGATGTGAAAATAATTTCAGAAGGTTTAACGTGAAGAAGCTGCGCTGCAATTGTTCTTGATTGTGTTAATAGACGCTCTGCCTCTCCTCCAAGCGAATGAATAGAAGAAGGATTCCCAAAATATTTCCCCGCAACCGTTACGTATGATTGAAGAGCTTCTGGATATGGCTTTGTCGTCGCACTATTATCAAAATAGATCATCGTTCTTCCCCTTTCAGCGCTGTCACATCATATAATCATATCACAAATACGTGTCATTACGCTAAGACTACTCAAAGGTTCCGTTATATTTTGAAACGAATAACCTTACTGTATTCCGCTATTCATTATAGCAACATCGCCTGCAAAATTACACAAAAAAACAAACCCTTATGAAAGGGTTTGTTCATTGTCTACATATTCAGCTATTTTTTGAACAACGCCAGGCTCAAGTTGCTCTAGTACAGAAGCCGCTTGTTCTAAAGCCGCATCGTATTGATATTCACGGAATAATTTCTCCGCATAATTTAAGCTCTCTGCAAGGTTCTCATCATGACTGCGGTAACGATTACCGTATTGAATTAATTTTTCAACTAAATACGCCTGTCCAATTAACTCTTCTGTCATTTCAGCTACACCATTAACAGTTGTGTAAGCTTCTTCTAAACTGCTATTTACAGCATTCATATTTAACGGCTTCACTTCTAATTGTTCATATACAGCTTGCATTGCCATTTGTCCTCTTTTTAAATCTTCCATAATACTCTCTGGAAGACCTGGCAAATTCGACTTTTGCATAAAGCGTTTCGTTTCAAAAATAGTATTTCGCATTTCTTGTAACTTCTCACGCGCTTCAAATTCTTCTTTACGCATCGTTTGCAGCATTTCTTTATATTCTGCATGAAGTACTTTTAATGTTTCACATTGCTCATAAATCTCTTCTAGTTCCTCACGAATAATAGAGAAGGCAATATCTTGTTCCGCAACGCGTAATTGCAACATTTCAAAACGTTTCGTTAAAATGTGCATTTGCTTTTCAATTACTTTTTGAGACTCAATGTCCTTATCTTGTAACTGATAACTTTGTTTCACAAGTTGTGTTTCTGCTTTTGTTTCAATCGTTTCCGTGCGAATTTCTTCTAAGTCTTCATAAACAGAAAGTGTTTTTTGCTCCACATAATGTCTCGCATGTACTTCTTGTTCCAGTTGATCGTAGAAGCCATCTAAACGTGTTTTCAAGTTTTCTACTTTTTCAGCCGCTTCCGTTATGTGAAGCTCTTGTATATCTATTAAACATGTTTGTAGTTGTTTCGTCATATCGCGAACTTCTTTAGGGACTTCCAAATAATCTAATACATAGCCTTGTCTTACCATATCATTATGTCCGTGTAATAAATCTTCCAGCTGAACTGGTAACGTCGCTTGACACTCTACCAATAAATCTGGAATTTGGTGAATAATGATTTCTAAATCTGCTAAACCTTCTTCCAAACTAATAACAATTTCTCTCGCTTTTAAATAGTCGCCATTGTTTGTTGCTTCTTCAAAGGTTTTAAATTTCTCAGATTCAGCGTCTAGCATCTCTTCGATTTTCTGCTCTGCTGCTCCATACATATGTCTATGAGCAAGAACACTCTTCTTCATACTACGATATGTATCACGTAACCCTTCAATTTCTGAGCTATTTTTTTCATGGCTTTCTAACAATTGCTGTAATTCATTTAAAATGTCTGTAATACGATTATCAGCGTCATCTAAACCACTTATGGATTCATTCATCGCATGCTTTGCTTTTCGGAAGGAGAATTGCGAGGCGAATTTTCGCGCTTGCGCTAAATCTTTGTCAGCTTTCGGAATCGTTGTTGATACAATTTCATCCCATTCTTCACGCCATTTACCAAACAGTTCTTCTGTTTGGCCCGTCATATTTAAATCTTTCACCCGTTTTAGCTCATCTGCCACAGGTTTATCTTTTATCTCTTGTTTCCACTGCTCAAGTGCTTCAATATCTTTATATGAACGATTTCTTATCACAAGCTCTATCATGAGCAGCACTAGAATAGAGCTTACTACAATGATAACGATCGTCAGGATAGAATCCATGCAAAAAAGCCTCCTAGTTATATCTCTTTTTTTGTCCGTTCCGTTTATGAAATGGAAGGCATTATGTATAAAAAGGGAATTCCCCTATATTTAACAACTAACAATGTACTAATCATACCATGTAATGGCTTGTTTTTGACCTAGTTTTTTTTAAAATTTCATGTTTCTTTCAATGCAATTGTAATCTTTCTCAATATTCCGTTTGGATTACCTCTCATCATCAAATGAATGCAACAAAGGGCCTTCTTCCATATGAGATACGAAATAAATTTTGCGCACAAGTGGCGGTTCAATAGAAATCGCATGCACATTCCCTTGCTTTACCGCTTGCTCTACTGACATTTCTGGAAGTAACGTGATACCAAGTCCAGCACCAACCATTGCAAGCATCGGTTCTGCATAAGAAGTTTCAAATGCAATGATCGGTTTCGCACCTATCCCTTGAAACATATGCGTAATCATTTTCCTAACATCACAGATTTCTGGGTATACGATTAACTTTTCATTTTGCAAATCTTCCATTCGGATTACTGTTTTCTCTTTATAAAGATGATCATTTGAAACGACACAAACAATTTTTTCTTCTCGTATTTCTTTTATACACGTAGCGCCTTCTACTACTGAATCGATGAAGATCGCTTCAATCTTCCGTTCTTTAAACAGTCCCATCAGTACTTTTGTATGCTCAATTTTCCATTCTACTTCAAACCCGTCACCTAATATATCTTTACATTTTGATATGTAATGTGCTGCTAAACTTGGCAATATGCCTATCGAAATGTTCCTCTTCTCTTGAAACTTCTTCATTTCAGCTTTCACTTCATGTATGTGTTCCAAAACCGGTAACATTCTTTTTATAAATAACTCTCCAGCACTTGTTAATTCTACTCCTTGCGCGGAACGCTTCAATAAAGTAACCTCTAAATCCGCTTCTAACCTTTGAATTTGTTTACTAAGCGCCGGCTGAGAAATATGTAAAATCTTACTCGCCTTTGATAAACTTCGCGTATTCTTCACTTCAATAAACGATCGTACTGCCTCCAAATCCATCGTACACACCTCTAACAAAAAGTTATAACTGTCATAAAAAATCAGTATTTCCTTCTATAAACAATTACTCTTTATACTTATTTCATCAACTTACTATAACGAAATGTAAAGGGGAAAGATACTCTTGAACAAAAAACAAATGCTACTCGGATCTCTTCTATGCTTACTTGCCGTAACGGCTTGGGGATTTATGTTTTCTGTAATGGCAAACGCCTTACAGTTTATCGATCCGTTTTTCTTCACAACGATTCGCTATGGATCAGCAGCTATTATTTTTCTTATTTTGTTATTAATGACCGAAGGGACAA
This genomic window from Bacillus anthracis str. Vollum contains:
- a CDS encoding DUF2953 domain-containing protein; this encodes MIRMKWLVIGIIILLLFILFILLSKIKLKVTFLYSEMEKQCLLQVKIWMIRYTFDVLERIEKQQKKTGQKIEKAEEDGGLDNKIMAQLDSIGELIKRLQEVHTIVKDFLKRVKINGWKWHTQIGAGDAASTGIVTGYAWGTKGMAAGVVGQYMHIVDVPEFEITPVFQGKGFASRCELTASFRIFRTIKTAVKLLVFMRRQRSGTTEKSVQA
- a CDS encoding NAD kinase codes for the protein MADRRNLFFFYGDDKAKLVEKMKPIYRILEENGFTILDHPKNANAIVSVGDDATFLQAVRKTGFREDCLYAGISTKDEISFYCDFHIDHVDTALQEITKNEIEVRKYPTIEVDVDGSTSFHCLNEFSLRSSIIKTFVVDVHVDDLYFETFRGDGLVVSTPTGSTAYNKSLRGAVVDPLIPCFQVSELASLNNNTYRTLGSPFILNHERTLTLKLRPDGNDYPVIGMDNEALSIKQVEKAVVRLSDKQIKTVKLKNNSFWEKVQRTFL
- a CDS encoding amidohydrolase, with the translated sequence MGEIWYGGNIYTMREENEKVEAIYVENGRIVDNGRKEELENRYAVAKLHDLKGKTMIPGLVDSHMHLIGHGERLLRLDLSNCTSYSEVLTLVRRRVEEAPKGSWIIGEGWNENNFKDTKDVHAKDLDAISREHPILLKRVCRHVTWVNSYILQEANITEKAKDPKGGKVGRDSFNKLTGLLYEQGQELIKHVQPEIDESYLQRALQTAIKDCWQYGLVGGHTEDLNYYGGFRKTHNAFSHVIKEMPFKAHLLVHHEVAHERKEYENEHYIEFGAMKIFSDGSFGGRTALLSEPYEDAKETNGVAIFSREELAELVKKARDLHMPVAIHTIGDLSLEYVIDVLELYPPAEGLRDRIIHCQLAREELIERMKNLQAIIDIQPVFVSSDFPSVIEKLGEQRLRYAYAWKTLLEAGLHCNGGSDAPIEQVNPFLGIYSAVTRRSFIDGLCYMPEERLTVYEAVSLFTTGSAYAIGKEAKRGQITKGYEADFTILDRDIFEIEAEEIKEVQAEMTVIDGQVVYRKDS
- a CDS encoding class I SAM-dependent methyltransferase → MSQTVETLFSIFDSSAVVLRKELDVTYLEALVETGDNLFEGAILQEELSEAAIERLNREYSTFNEETYKGEEIRKAFQLAILKGMKEGVQANHEMTPDAVGMFMSYLFHKFMQGQNEITVLDPAIGTGNLMTTVFNSAKEGLTMSGFGVEVDEVLIKLALVNANLQKHAIEFFHQDGLAPLYIDPVDAVISDLPIGYYPNEIGASEYKLKADEGMSYAHHLFIEQSVKHTKEGGYLFFLVPNFIFESDQAPKLHAFIKETCFIQGLLQLPVSMFKNEKNAKSIFVLQKKGPSVTMQKQALLVELPKFSNMKAMEDIMDQLNTWFATHK
- a CDS encoding VOC family protein produces the protein MILGINPYLVLDGSGQEAVQFYKEALDAKVEVMQTFGDMPENPEYPVPAEAKERVLHATLKVGNTDLMISDTFPGQGHAIGSQVTIAIQISNAEKAKEVFDKLQEGGEVIMPLQETFWSPAYGQVKDKFNIEWQVTTSTTEQK
- the tpx gene encoding thiol peroxidase, which gives rise to MANVTFKGNPMTLVGTEVKVGDQAPNFQVLANDLSPVSLETYKGEVKLISVVPSIDTGVCDAQTRRFNQDAAGIENAKVLTISADLPFAQKRWCAANGLENVVTLSDHRDLSFGEAYGLVMKELRLLARAVFVVDSNDKVVYVEYVSEGTSHPNYEAALEAAKAAK
- the ytfJ gene encoding GerW family sporulation protein, yielding MDHPIQGLMTTAMQHLKQMTDVNTIVGDPIKAADGSVILTVSKVSFGFAAGGSEFGKVEHSGRHPFGGGSGGGVSINPVAFLVINGEGVKVLHLDKQTHVIDKIIELAPQAVDKVKEMMDKRKEDDPEFQI